A portion of the Pseudomonas sp. PSE14 genome contains these proteins:
- a CDS encoding MlaD family protein, whose product MSDLPTPKMRKTSNWSAIWILPLIALAIGAWLAWRAYDQAGIMIDIRFESGDGIQINKTEVIFKGIGVGKVVDLHVNKPDLGVTASVEMRKEAGEYLSKETRFWLVKPRVSLAGVTGLETLVSGNYIAIDPVKGEQQKEFTALKEPPPLSDSLPGLHLTLKADRLGSLEQGSPIYYRQIQVGQVKSYHLAEDQKTIEVKIHIEPAYANLVRKHTRFWNASGITLSGDLSGLKLRTESLASIAAGGIAFATPDNYPDSPPTDSTKPFRLYEDYDAAQAGLGVKLKVTDVSGLNAGSTPVMYNGVQVGTVKSIDMDQDFNGATASLSMDPRTEDFLNSDTEFWLVKPSISLAGITGLEALVKGNYISVRFAKTGEPTRDFVIRPKAPPLNLDSPGLHLVLTTDKLGSLEVGTPILYRQMKVGSVQSYQLSRRDPSRIVIGAHIEPEYAKLVNTSTRFWNVSGVTVSGGLDGIKLKSESLQTLIAGGISFDTPDPKAPPVTKVRRFALFDSEEVAHAKGRMIELRADTADGLKEGTVLRYKGLEVGRVEQVELSKDLSGVVMKARLTRAEDRIARQGTRFWVVGPEVGLNGVSNLGTIVSGQYIEVLPADKAGQAQTAFSVLASQPNRLLEGDGLRLTLSAPRRGSLKVGVPVTYREVQVGKVTSFELGETADRVLIHILIEPRYAPLVRTGSRFWNTSGVGVDAGLFKGVKVRTESFETILAGGVAFATPNNADMGSPAKPGQTFALFDESNEEWLDWAPKIPLGKAN is encoded by the coding sequence ATGAGTGATCTTCCCACCCCGAAGATGCGCAAGACCTCCAACTGGTCGGCAATCTGGATCCTGCCGCTGATCGCCCTGGCGATCGGCGCTTGGCTGGCCTGGAGGGCCTACGACCAGGCAGGGATCATGATCGATATCCGCTTTGAAAGCGGCGATGGAATCCAGATCAACAAGACCGAAGTGATCTTCAAGGGCATAGGCGTCGGCAAGGTCGTCGACCTGCACGTGAACAAGCCTGACCTGGGGGTTACCGCGTCCGTCGAGATGCGCAAGGAAGCGGGCGAATACCTGAGCAAGGAAACCCGCTTCTGGCTGGTGAAGCCGCGCGTGTCGCTGGCCGGGGTCACTGGCCTGGAAACCCTGGTGTCGGGTAACTACATCGCCATCGACCCGGTGAAAGGCGAACAGCAGAAGGAGTTCACCGCACTGAAGGAGCCGCCGCCGCTGTCCGACAGCCTGCCCGGTCTGCACCTGACACTGAAGGCCGATCGGTTGGGCTCACTGGAGCAGGGCAGCCCGATCTATTACCGGCAGATTCAGGTGGGGCAGGTGAAAAGCTATCACCTGGCGGAAGACCAGAAGACCATCGAGGTGAAGATTCACATCGAGCCGGCCTATGCCAACCTCGTGCGCAAACATACGCGCTTCTGGAACGCCAGCGGCATCACCCTGTCCGGCGACCTGAGTGGTCTCAAGCTGCGTACTGAGTCGCTGGCCTCCATCGCCGCAGGCGGTATCGCCTTTGCCACGCCGGATAACTACCCGGACAGCCCGCCGACGGATTCGACCAAACCCTTCCGCCTCTACGAAGACTACGATGCCGCCCAGGCGGGCCTGGGGGTCAAGCTCAAGGTCACCGATGTCAGCGGCCTCAACGCCGGCAGCACGCCGGTGATGTACAACGGCGTGCAGGTCGGTACCGTGAAGAGCATCGACATGGACCAGGATTTCAACGGCGCCACCGCGTCGCTGTCCATGGACCCGCGCACCGAAGACTTCCTCAATAGCGACACCGAGTTCTGGCTGGTCAAGCCGAGCATTTCCCTGGCGGGTATCACCGGCCTGGAAGCGCTGGTGAAGGGCAACTACATCAGCGTGCGCTTCGCCAAGACCGGCGAGCCGACCCGCGATTTCGTCATCCGTCCCAAGGCACCGCCGCTGAACCTGGACTCTCCGGGCCTGCACCTGGTGCTGACGACCGACAAGCTGGGCTCGTTGGAAGTGGGCACGCCGATCCTCTATCGGCAGATGAAGGTGGGTAGCGTGCAGAGCTACCAGCTGTCTCGCCGTGATCCGTCACGGATAGTCATCGGCGCCCATATTGAGCCGGAGTACGCCAAGTTGGTGAACACCTCGACGCGTTTCTGGAACGTCAGCGGGGTGACGGTCAGTGGTGGACTCGATGGGATCAAGCTGAAAAGCGAGTCGCTGCAAACCCTGATTGCCGGCGGCATCTCCTTCGATACCCCAGACCCCAAGGCGCCGCCGGTGACCAAGGTGCGTCGCTTCGCGCTGTTCGACAGCGAGGAAGTGGCCCATGCCAAGGGGCGGATGATCGAGCTGCGCGCCGATACCGCCGACGGCCTGAAGGAAGGCACCGTACTGCGCTACAAGGGCCTGGAAGTAGGGCGCGTCGAGCAGGTCGAGCTGAGCAAGGACCTGAGCGGCGTGGTCATGAAGGCGCGCCTGACTCGTGCGGAAGACCGCATCGCTCGCCAGGGCACCCGCTTCTGGGTGGTCGGACCGGAGGTCGGGCTTAACGGGGTGTCCAACCTGGGCACTATTGTCAGCGGCCAGTACATCGAAGTGCTGCCGGCCGACAAAGCGGGCCAGGCACAGACCGCCTTCAGCGTGCTGGCCAGCCAGCCGAACCGTCTGCTGGAGGGCGATGGCCTCCGCCTGACCCTCAGCGCACCCCGTCGCGGCTCGCTGAAGGTGGGGGTGCCGGTGACCTACCGCGAGGTGCAGGTGGGCAAGGTGACCTCCTTCGAACTGGGTGAGACCGCCGACCGTGTACTGATCCACATCCTGATCGAGCCGCGCTATGCACCGCTGGTGCGTACCGGCAGCCGCTTCTGGAACACCAGCGGTGTCGGTGTGGACGCGGGCCTGTTCAAGGGGGTGAAGGTGCGTACCGAATCCTTCGAGACCATCCTCGCCGGCGGCGTCGCCTTCGCCACCCCGAACAACGCCGACATGGGCTCGCCGGCCAAGCCGGGACAGACCTTCGCGCTGTTCGACGAGTCCAACGAGGAGTGGCTGGACTGGGCGCCGAAGATCCCGCTGGGCAAGGCGAACTGA
- a CDS encoding paraquat-inducible protein A has protein sequence MSEIQGDALQHLPLDQLTACHECDLLMRRVAVPLGQKSVCPRCGYELEIHRPHMVRRALALVLTALLLYIPANFMPIMHITILGQTSTDTVWSGVQGLYGSSMKGVAVLVFLCSMVIPLAKLLCQLFVLLTLRFKTMREQGMLLLRGYQHLREWGMLEVYLMGILVSIVKLIGMAELHIGLGLACFVALLFTQVWLEVTMPHHQVWGELSGEFDDASH, from the coding sequence ATGTCCGAAATCCAAGGTGACGCGCTACAGCACCTGCCGTTGGATCAACTGACCGCTTGCCATGAATGCGATCTGTTGATGCGGCGCGTGGCTGTGCCGCTAGGGCAGAAGTCGGTTTGCCCTCGATGCGGCTACGAGCTGGAAATACACCGGCCTCACATGGTGCGACGCGCATTGGCGTTGGTGCTGACGGCGTTGCTGCTCTACATACCGGCCAACTTCATGCCGATCATGCATATCACCATCCTCGGCCAGACCAGTACCGATACGGTCTGGAGCGGGGTGCAGGGTCTTTATGGGTCGAGCATGAAGGGCGTCGCCGTCCTGGTGTTCCTCTGCAGCATGGTCATCCCGCTGGCCAAGTTGCTCTGCCAGTTGTTCGTACTGCTGACCCTGCGTTTCAAGACGATGCGCGAGCAGGGCATGTTGCTGTTGCGTGGATACCAGCACCTGCGCGAATGGGGGATGCTCGAGGTTTACCTGATGGGCATCCTGGTGTCGATCGTGAAGCTGATCGGCATGGCCGAGTTGCATATCGGATTGGGGCTGGCCTGCTTCGTGGCCTTGTTGTTCACCCAGGTGTGGCTTGAGGTGACCATGCCACATCACCAGGTCTGGGGCGAGTTGTCCGGGGAGTTCGACGATGCGAGCCATTGA
- the msrQ gene encoding protein-methionine-sulfoxide reductase heme-binding subunit MsrQ, which translates to MRNPLWRGGVFIAALLPPLYWLYQAWIFALGPDPGKALVDRLGQGGLILLLITLAMTPLQKLTRWTGWIQVRRQLGLWCFTYIVLHLSAYAVFILGLDWAQLGVELRKRPYIFVGATAFLGLLAMAITSNRYSMRRLGTGWKKLHRLIYVILAMGLLHMLWVVRSDLERWAIYAAIGCFLMLLRLPPVARQLPLLRSRFVPS; encoded by the coding sequence ATGCGCAATCCATTGTGGCGTGGCGGTGTGTTCATCGCTGCCTTGTTGCCGCCGCTCTATTGGCTGTACCAGGCGTGGATCTTCGCCCTTGGGCCGGACCCGGGAAAGGCTCTGGTCGACCGGCTGGGGCAGGGCGGATTGATCCTGCTGTTGATCACCTTGGCGATGACGCCGCTGCAGAAGCTCACTCGCTGGACTGGCTGGATACAGGTGCGCCGGCAACTGGGCTTGTGGTGCTTCACCTATATAGTGCTGCACCTGAGTGCCTATGCCGTCTTCATCCTCGGGCTGGACTGGGCGCAGTTGGGCGTCGAACTACGCAAGCGTCCTTATATCTTCGTCGGCGCCACCGCCTTCCTGGGCTTGCTGGCCATGGCGATCACCTCCAACCGTTACAGCATGCGCAGGTTGGGGACTGGCTGGAAGAAACTGCATCGCCTGATATATGTCATCCTCGCCATGGGGTTGTTGCATATGCTGTGGGTCGTGCGTTCGGATCTGGAGCGCTGGGCCATATATGCGGCTATCGGGTGTTTCCTGATGCTTTTGCGGTTGCCGCCAGTGGCGCGTCAATTGCCCTTGTTACGCAGTCGATTCGTGCCCAGCTGA
- the msrP gene encoding protein-methionine-sulfoxide reductase catalytic subunit MsrP — protein sequence MLIKSSRRSDCHESEVTPESLYFSRRQFMSGAIAAAALSGLPRLSFAEGGRYADVEAVQSPAWLSEKFAATHWDAVTVKNEAITPFKDATNYNNFYEFGPDKGDPAANAGALKTEPWSVVIDGEVNKPGKYALEDFIKPYQLEERIYRLRCVEAWSMVIPWIGFPISELIKRVEPTGKAKFVRFETLVDRQDMPGVQSNFALIDWPYVEGLRMDEAMHPLAILAVGMYGRVLANQNGAPLRLIVPWKYGFKGAKSIVRISFVEEQPKTTWQSLAPDEYGFYANVNPTVDHPRWSQAHERRLPSGLFSPNVRPTLMFNGYADEVASLYAGMDLRKEY from the coding sequence ATGCTGATCAAGTCTTCCCGCCGTTCCGATTGCCACGAATCGGAAGTCACACCTGAATCCCTCTACTTCTCCCGTCGCCAGTTCATGTCTGGTGCGATAGCGGCTGCCGCGCTGTCCGGATTGCCTCGTTTGAGCTTTGCCGAGGGAGGGCGTTACGCCGATGTCGAAGCAGTGCAGTCTCCCGCCTGGCTGAGCGAGAAGTTCGCCGCCACGCACTGGGATGCCGTCACGGTGAAGAATGAGGCGATCACGCCTTTCAAGGACGCGACGAACTACAACAACTTCTATGAGTTCGGCCCGGATAAAGGCGATCCTGCTGCCAATGCCGGAGCGCTGAAAACCGAACCCTGGTCGGTGGTGATCGACGGCGAGGTGAACAAGCCCGGCAAATACGCCCTGGAAGACTTCATCAAGCCGTATCAGCTGGAAGAGCGCATCTATAGATTGCGCTGCGTCGAAGCCTGGTCGATGGTCATTCCCTGGATCGGCTTCCCGATCTCCGAGTTGATCAAGCGGGTTGAGCCGACCGGCAAAGCCAAGTTCGTGCGCTTCGAGACGCTGGTGGACCGCCAGGACATGCCCGGTGTGCAGTCCAACTTTGCTCTGATCGATTGGCCCTACGTCGAGGGGCTGCGCATGGACGAGGCCATGCATCCCCTGGCCATTCTCGCGGTCGGCATGTATGGCCGGGTGCTGGCTAACCAGAACGGTGCGCCGTTGCGGTTGATCGTGCCGTGGAAATACGGCTTCAAGGGTGCCAAGTCCATCGTGCGCATCAGCTTCGTCGAGGAGCAGCCGAAGACCACCTGGCAGAGCCTCGCGCCCGACGAGTATGGCTTCTATGCCAACGTCAATCCGACTGTCGACCACCCCCGCTGGAGTCAGGCGCATGAGCGTCGCCTGCCCAGCGGACTATTCAGCCCCAATGTTCGTCCCACTCTCATGTTCAACGGCTATGCCGATGAGGTGGCCTCGCTCTATGCGGGCATGGACCTGAGGAAGGAATACTGA
- a CDS encoding paraquat-inducible protein A, with product MRAIDAGVLICGECHQLNRRVEDDETTCSRCGSVVHERKPNSLARTWALLITAAVLYIPANLLPIMTVNFLGNGMPATIMEGVIELINADMVPIAAVVFVASILVPTFKLVGITLLLYSVQRHQPMSARQRIMMYRFIEWIGRWSMLDIFVIAILVALVNFGNLATIEADLGAAAFASVVVLTMLAAVTFDPRLIWDNTDAENDNE from the coding sequence ATGCGAGCCATTGATGCCGGTGTGCTGATCTGCGGCGAGTGCCACCAGCTCAATCGGCGCGTCGAGGACGACGAAACCACCTGCAGCCGCTGCGGTTCGGTGGTGCACGAACGTAAGCCGAACAGCCTGGCGCGGACCTGGGCGCTGCTGATCACGGCTGCCGTCCTCTATATCCCGGCCAACCTCCTGCCGATCATGACGGTCAATTTCCTGGGCAATGGCATGCCCGCGACCATCATGGAAGGGGTGATCGAGCTGATCAACGCGGATATGGTGCCGATTGCCGCGGTGGTCTTCGTTGCCAGTATCCTGGTTCCCACCTTCAAGCTGGTCGGCATCACCCTGCTGCTGTATTCGGTGCAGCGTCACCAACCCATGTCAGCCAGGCAGCGGATCATGATGTACCGCTTCATCGAGTGGATCGGGCGCTGGTCGATGCTCGATATCTTCGTCATCGCGATCCTGGTGGCTCTGGTGAATTTCGGCAATCTGGCCACTATCGAGGCAGACCTCGGTGCGGCCGCCTTCGCCAGCGTGGTGGTACTGACCATGTTGGCAGCAGTGACCTTCGATCCCCGGTTGATCTGGGATAACACGGACGCGGAAAACGACAATGAGTGA